A stretch of Aedes aegypti strain LVP_AGWG chromosome 2, AaegL5.0 Primary Assembly, whole genome shotgun sequence DNA encodes these proteins:
- the LOC5576642 gene encoding activating transcription factor of chaperone isoform X2 codes for MNVYDQWLGEKLKIPQLSAVAGGYVSAPAAPSALVGIAPELGPFPNQRPPVKVQNTEELLMEFDYVYENVELTHLTPPQTPPQEDQYHGAGEQPTYLSLPQQNPAPVVGSGEFYGYDGSLNGGIVLNQIPTVVEQLPTDVVEPLQQVPGEYELADSFGFQPVGEEENIENNMALVEEIIRSRSKDLPDCNDDDSCSSSEDGSVSSSCPMSDASSSYCGSAYSRDQDDEWSPSSNYKKVAGGGVSKKRTRPSVRGIEDKKSRKKEQNKNAATRYRQKKKAEIEEILIVERQLKEKNDELKSKSADIGREIRYLKSLMREVCKAKGLLE; via the coding sequence AATACCCCAACTGTCCGCCGTCGCCGGTGGCTATGTCTCAGCGCCAGCGGCCCCGTCGGCCCTCGTGGGTATCGCCCCCGAACTCGGCCCCTTCCCGAACCAGCGCCCGCCGGTCAAGGTGCAGAACACCGAGGAGCTGCTGATGGAATTTGACTACGTGTACGAGAACGTGGAGTTGACTCATCTGACGCCGCCCCAAACACCACCCCAGGAGGATCAGTACCATGGTGCCGGTGAGCAGCCCACGTACCTATCGCTGCCCCAGCAAAACCCAGCCCCGGTCGTAGGTAGTGGAGAATTCTACGGGTATGATGGTTCTCTGAACGGTGGAATCGTTCTGAACCAGATACCGACCGTTGTGGAGCAACTCCCAACGGACGTTGTGGAGCCCCTCCAACAGGTTCCCGGAGAGTATGAGTTGGCCGACAGCTTCGGCTTCCAACCGGTGGGTGAGGAGGAGAACATCGAGAACAACATGGCATTGGTGGAGGAAATTATCCGTTCCCGCTCGAAGGACCTCCCCGACTGCAACGATGACGATTCGTGTTCGTCCTCCGAGGATGGCTCGGTGTCTAGCTCGTGCCCCATGAGTGACGCCAGCTCATCCTATTGCGGTTCGGCGTACTCACGTGACCAAGATGACGAGTGGAGCCCGAGTAGCAACTACAAGAAAGTTGCCGGCGGTGGCGTCTCCAAGAAGCGCACTCGCCCCTCCGTACGCGGAATCGAGGACAAGAAATCCCGCAAGAAGGAACAGAACAAGAACGCCGCTACCCGTTACCGCCAGAAGAAGAAGGCCGAAATCGAAGAGATCCTTATTGTCGAACGTCagctgaaggagaagaatgacGAACTGAAAAGCAAATCTGCCGACATTGGGCGCGAGATCCGCTATCTCAAGAGCCTGATGCGCGAGGTTTGCAAGGCGAAAGGCTTGCTCGAATGA